The Nitrosopumilus sp. genome segment CATCAGCAGTTACTGTAAATGCTTCTTTGAGATCCTTTGCGGTAACTTCAATAATTGCATCAGTTGCATGATCTAAAAACTTGTAGCTCAATTGTAGAGTAGAAGAATTTTCTAACTATTAATTTAGGTGGTAGCTGCTTTCTTGTCCATCTGAATTATTCCAAAGATATTACCTTCTGTGTCAGTGCATTGTGCAAACCAACCAATTCCTGGTATTGGCATCTTTTGAGTAATTAACTGTCCTCCATTGTCTACAATCTTTTTTGTGAATTCATCAACTGATGGAACTGTAATTGTATTTGTAATCCCCATTTGACCTGGCATTCTTTTTGCTAATCCTCCGTTAATTCCTGGTTCTTCCTTCCCAGTATCTGCCATATAGTACTCCATTGGTCCATCCCATTTGTCAAACTTCCAATCAAAAACATCTTTGTAGAATTTTTGTGCTCTTTGTAGATCATCTGCAGGAATGTCAAACCATGAAACTCTTGGCATGATAAACTATAATTTTTAAATTATTTAAAACTAAGTTTCTCAATAAATTTTAACATCATTTTACATGTCTCCAAAACTAGTACTAATTTACTATAATTGTGATAACAATGAAATAGCTACATGACTATCATACATCATGGTATCAGTTATAGTAATTCCAATAATTATTGTTGCAATAGTTGGACTAAGTGCATATTTGGTTTATCGATTTATTCTCTTTGATATGTTATGTAAAAGGTCAGTTGATAACACTCTAAAGAAATACAACATTGCAAAAACCCCGTCTCAAATTATCAAAGAATATTATGAAAACAAAGGAGAAAAGATTTCACACAAGGAAATTCAGTTAATTGAGAAAAATTACAGGCAAAACGAACCAGAACAATTTCTTGCAATGTATGATGCAATTAGGGATTCTGAGAAAGTATAATACTATTTTACTGGAATCTGAATAAATGGAGTTCCGCCTTCTCCAACAACTAGTGGTAGT includes the following:
- a CDS encoding VOC family protein; translated protein: MPRVSWFDIPADDLQRAQKFYKDVFDWKFDKWDGPMEYYMADTGKEEPGINGGLAKRMPGQMGITNTITVPSVDEFTKKIVDNGGQLITQKMPIPGIGWFAQCTDTEGNIFGIIQMDKKAATT